From a single Stomoxys calcitrans chromosome 4, idStoCalc2.1, whole genome shotgun sequence genomic region:
- the LOC106093116 gene encoding serine/threonine-protein phosphatase Pgam5, mitochondrial isoform X2, whose product MVLWTSARKIGAVALGTGAGLSVYFYQKIREPHTIAHMSWTNSEKPVSPCALWDSNWDCRNPKSLVKPPKNDSPQEQNHYNSELEKACPKFARHIILIRHGEYLDLGDSDETHRLTSRGRLQAEYTGKRLHEMGIKWDKVIASTMTRAQETAEIILKEIDFNPKDVKHCPYIREGAPIPPQPPVGHWRPEESFFRDGARIEAGFRRYFHRALPTDKHDTYTLIVGHGNVIRYFVCRALQFPPEAWLRINVNHASITWLTIQPSGNVSIKYLGDTGYIPAKFLTNRIPREAKNVV is encoded by the exons ATGGTTCTGTGGACAAGTGCACGTAAAATTGGAGCTGTGGCCTTAGGCACCGGTGCTGGCCTTAGCGTATACTTCTATCAGAAAATACGCGAACCACATACTATTGCACACATGTCATGGACTAACAGTGAGAAGCCTGTTAGCCCTTGTGCTCTTTGGGACTCCAATTGGGATTGCCGCAATCCAAAGAGTTTGGTTAAGCCACCAAAAAATGATTCACCACAAGAACAAAATCATTATAACAGCGAGTTAGAAAAGGCTTGCCCAAAATTTGCCCGACACATCATACTCATCAGACATGGAGAATATTTGGATTTAGGTGATAGCGACGAGACTCATCGCCTAACAAGTAGAGGTCGTCTGCAAGCGGAATATACGGGAAAAAGATTACATgagatgggtatcaaatgggaTAAGGTGATAGCATCTACAATGACACGGGCTCAGGAGACTGCCGAAATTATACTGAAGGAAATTGATTTCAATCCAAAGGATGTgaaacattgtccatacatacGCGAAGGTGCTCCCATACCTCCACAACCCCCTGTGGGCCATTGGAGGCCGGAGGAATCG TTTTTCCGTGATGGCGCTCGTATTGAAGCTGGCTTCAGACGTTATTTTCATCGCGCTTTGCCCACCGACAAACATGATACCTATACTCTAATAGTAGGGCATGGCAATGTCATACGTTATTTCGTGTGCAGAGCTTTACAATTTCCCCCAGAAGCTTGGCTGAGAATCAATGTCAATCATGCCTCCATCACATGGCTTACTATACAGCCTTCGGGTAATGTTTCTATTAAATATTTGGGAGATACCGGGTATATTCCTGCCAAATTCCTAACTAATCGCATTCCACGGGAAGCCAAGAATGTGGTATAG
- the LOC106093116 gene encoding serine/threonine-protein phosphatase Pgam5, mitochondrial isoform X1: MVLWTSARKIGAVALGTGAGLSVYFYQKIREPHTIAHMSWTNSEKPVSPCALWDSNWDCRNPKSLVKPPKNDSPQEQNHYNSELEKACPKFARHIILIRHGEYLDLGDSDETHRLTSRGRLQAEYTGKRLHEMGIKWDKVIASTMTRAQETAEIILKEIDFNPKDVKHCPYIREGAPIPPQPPVGHWRPEESQFFRDGARIEAGFRRYFHRALPTDKHDTYTLIVGHGNVIRYFVCRALQFPPEAWLRINVNHASITWLTIQPSGNVSIKYLGDTGYIPAKFLTNRIPREAKNVV; encoded by the exons ATGGTTCTGTGGACAAGTGCACGTAAAATTGGAGCTGTGGCCTTAGGCACCGGTGCTGGCCTTAGCGTATACTTCTATCAGAAAATACGCGAACCACATACTATTGCACACATGTCATGGACTAACAGTGAGAAGCCTGTTAGCCCTTGTGCTCTTTGGGACTCCAATTGGGATTGCCGCAATCCAAAGAGTTTGGTTAAGCCACCAAAAAATGATTCACCACAAGAACAAAATCATTATAACAGCGAGTTAGAAAAGGCTTGCCCAAAATTTGCCCGACACATCATACTCATCAGACATGGAGAATATTTGGATTTAGGTGATAGCGACGAGACTCATCGCCTAACAAGTAGAGGTCGTCTGCAAGCGGAATATACGGGAAAAAGATTACATgagatgggtatcaaatgggaTAAGGTGATAGCATCTACAATGACACGGGCTCAGGAGACTGCCGAAATTATACTGAAGGAAATTGATTTCAATCCAAAGGATGTgaaacattgtccatacatacGCGAAGGTGCTCCCATACCTCCACAACCCCCTGTGGGCCATTGGAGGCCGGAGGAATCG CAGTTTTTCCGTGATGGCGCTCGTATTGAAGCTGGCTTCAGACGTTATTTTCATCGCGCTTTGCCCACCGACAAACATGATACCTATACTCTAATAGTAGGGCATGGCAATGTCATACGTTATTTCGTGTGCAGAGCTTTACAATTTCCCCCAGAAGCTTGGCTGAGAATCAATGTCAATCATGCCTCCATCACATGGCTTACTATACAGCCTTCGGGTAATGTTTCTATTAAATATTTGGGAGATACCGGGTATATTCCTGCCAAATTCCTAACTAATCGCATTCCACGGGAAGCCAAGAATGTGGTATAG